From the Paraflavitalea soli genome, the window TTTTTCTCATCATCGGTAATGTTCATCAGTGCATAATGGGGCACCCTGTTGATAGCTACTTCATCCAATGCATTCACCACATCCTGGTAACTGGAGGCTGCAGTAGGCTTTATCATCAGCGTGAGGTCTTCCCGTGAGCCAGGTTTACTCCTGTCCATAGCCAGTTGCTTATCCCGGATCACCTGACCAATACCATCTTTCATAGAGAAATTGGTAATACCATAAGCACCGCTTCGTAGTGCGCCCTCCATATCGCCATGATAATAAAACACTTTATTGCCACTTACCGGCAGTATGGTGAGGGCTGAGCTCTCTCCCACATTGGGTGAGTCTGGCACCGGCTTTGTGTCATCGGGCATGATCAGCCTTGTAGCCACGGGCTCGGACATCGTAGTGGTGAAAATAAAAAAGGTAATGAGCAGGAAGCCAAGATCTACCATGGGCGTTAGGTCTACCCGGGTAGACAGTTTTTTACTGCGGCGCACACCAGGTTTATCACTGGTAGTGGCGGTACTGATTTCAGCCATATGGGTATGTTTTACAGTGAGACGCAGCAGGAAAAACTTTCCATAAATAAAAAAAGAGCCGTCTTGCGACAGCTCTCTGATATATTCATTCATGTAATGCGTGTTCTAGAACTCTGCACTTTTTGGCGTCCTTGGGAAGGCGATCACATCACGGATATTGGTCATACCTGTCACAAACAATACCATGCGTTCAAAACCCAGGCCAAAGCCGGCATGGGGCACGGTGCCAAAACGACGGGTATCGAGGTACCACCACATTTCATCGGCAGGGATATGCAACTCTTCCATTCTTTTGGTAAGCTTGTCCAGGCGTTCCTCCCGCTGAGAGCCGCCTACGATTTCGCCAATGCCCGGCGCCAGGATATCCATGGCGGCTACGGTTTTCCCATCTTCATTTTCCCGCATGTAAAATGATTTGATGGCCTTGGGGTAACCGGTAACGATCACCGGTTTCTTGAAATGCTTTTCTACCAGGTAGCGCTCATGCTCACTTTGCATATCCACGCCCCATTTCACTTCATACTGGAATTTCTTCTTTTTATAAGCAGGTGAGTTGAGCAATATATCAATGGCCTCGGTATAAGTAATACGCTCAAAATCGTTGTTGAGTACAAACTCCAGCTTTTCTATCAATCCCATTTCGCTGCGCTTATCCTGCGGCAGTTGTTTTTCTTCTTCTGTGAGCCGCTGCGCCAGGAATTCCAGGTCTTCCCGGTTATTATCCATCGCAAAGCGAATGAGGTATTTGATGAACTCTTCGGCCAGGTTCATATTGTCTTCTATGTCATAGAACGCCATCTCTGGTTCGATCATCCAGAACTCGGCCAGGTGACGGGCGGTATTGGAGTTTTCGGCACGGAATGTAGGGCCAAAAGTATAGATCTCACTAAAAGCTGTGGCTGCCAGTTCGCCTTCCAGTTGTCCGCTCACGGTCAGGTTGGTGGAACGGCCAAAGAAATCCTCTTTAAAGTCGATGCTGCCATCCTCATTCTTAGGAGCATTGTCCATTGGCAAAGTGGTTACGCGAAACATTTCACCGGCACCCTCCGCATCACTGGCGGTGATGATCGGTGTGTGCATATAGACAAATCCTTTTTCATGGAAGAACTTGTGAACAGCAAAGGCCAGAGAATGGCGTACCCGGAATATGGCGCCAAAAGTATTGGTACGGAACCGGAGGTGGGCTTTCTCCCGCAAAAACTCCAGGCTATGTTTTTTGGGTTGCAAAGGATATACCTCCGCATCACTATCGCCCAATATTTCAACAAGGGTAGCCTTTACTTCTATTTTCTGCCCTTTACCCTGGG encodes:
- a CDS encoding ExbD/TolR family protein; this translates as MAEISTATTSDKPGVRRSKKLSTRVDLTPMVDLGFLLITFFIFTTTMSEPVATRLIMPDDTKPVPDSPNVGESSALTILPVSGNKVFYYHGDMEGALRSGAYGITNFSMKDGIGQVIRDKQLAMDRSKPGSREDLTLMIKPTAASSYQDVVNALDEVAINRVPHYALMNITDDEKKILQEKNGGL
- the asnS gene encoding asparagine--tRNA ligase; its protein translation is MFNKRVKIKELLASETTGQEVVVMGWVRTFRNNQFIALNDGSTNNNLQVVVELGMLDEPTLKRITTSASLKVTGQVVASQGKGQKIEVKATLVEILGDSDAEVYPLQPKKHSLEFLREKAHLRFRTNTFGAIFRVRHSLAFAVHKFFHEKGFVYMHTPIITASDAEGAGEMFRVTTLPMDNAPKNEDGSIDFKEDFFGRSTNLTVSGQLEGELAATAFSEIYTFGPTFRAENSNTARHLAEFWMIEPEMAFYDIEDNMNLAEEFIKYLIRFAMDNNREDLEFLAQRLTEEEKQLPQDKRSEMGLIEKLEFVLNNDFERITYTEAIDILLNSPAYKKKKFQYEVKWGVDMQSEHERYLVEKHFKKPVIVTGYPKAIKSFYMRENEDGKTVAAMDILAPGIGEIVGGSQREERLDKLTKRMEELHIPADEMWWYLDTRRFGTVPHAGFGLGFERMVLFVTGMTNIRDVIAFPRTPKSAEF